The Cotesia glomerata isolate CgM1 linkage group LG7, MPM_Cglom_v2.3, whole genome shotgun sequence genome segment taatacgtgttgtgttaaaatttcagaGAGCTAGGGTTCATAGTTTAGTTATAAAACAAGATTTAAAACAGGTCATTTAACATTGTAATGACATACCAAATCTCACAACTActcttgttttaataaatttcacgatgaaaaaataatgagaaagcTTCGAAAAACtcattgtaagaaaaaaaaaaattttcaaaaattattgaaaaaataaaattaagttgagggtacttagttataaaaataattgagtttgaaaaatctaaattttttttttaaatttttttttaaaaaaatcgtcaGCCATAGCAAATGTGGGTTATGTTGACGGCAACGCCGGGGTTGCGGTCAACCAGTCAGATCGACAGCATTccgaattatcaaaattttagaaaattaaaaattccgctacattcaaagtttataaaatacattaacttaaatataataccagccaaaaaacaattttgcaaattataaaataccgAGCTATCGAATATAGGTAAACATAAATCTTATATTCCTCAAgagttaaaattgatttaatttcgaaaaaagttcGTTCCGACGTATATTCATCCGAATACTCATCCATACGAATAATGATTCGGCCGAAAATTACTCATCCAAATAactatatatttacatttttcggctAAATGAGTGTTCCTCTGTTCATTCATTCTGGcgtaaaaattttcgttattatgttttttaatttattgagactttgtgactttgaaagattctattaatataattttagttttttcattattcaagtttatatttttcgaaattttaaaatttgtaaaattaattattttaaattatattttatatttactttctaagttctagaaatttattaattcggaATGTTGTCAATCTGACTAGTTGACTGCAACCCCAACGCCGTACATGGTGGGTTGCGCGGGAAATTTAAAGCTTCAATGAAATAGGTTAAAAGAAATATCAAATAGGTTAAGaaaagtattataaaattgttgttatttattataaaacataacataattaaataatcaatattttaatatttttaatagcatTACTTGTAAACATAATACACACGTACACATCACAAAAACGAATAGAGCAGTCAACGCATGCGCTACCGCGATAAAATTGATTGCGTtgccaaactttttaaaaaatatttaaaattaaaaaacttattattttattcaaattttaaataaattatcaattatttgataataatatagttatttAATGCATAAAAGATTATTTCGGTAagctaaatttcattaaatcacTAGTAAAAACTTGTTAAGTTTTTTGAAAGTACAGTCTCGAACAAAATTTATCCTTCTCAAGTCACGTACTATAGTATAGCTATATATATGCATTGTGAGATGAAACTCAGTGAACGGACTGTACGTCCTATACTTccttaaagaattattacaaaaaaattttgcatttgttaaaaacttcaaaaactataagtgcaattttttaaaaatattttttagttataatttaataaattaagcaaaataaaaaaatcaaaaatatcggctaactttattattattttaaaaaattccattttttcttttttaaaatttctatatgtcaatttttttttctattttttttgccataatttatttgttataaaatttttaaaattattaaacatacgctaaattaattttcatatccACTATACTAACTCTCAAGTCTCGTCTGCGCAAGTCTGTGCGGTCTTATGCGCAGTGTTCAAAAAATATACGTCAACAATAGTCCGTACCTAACCTCACTGTCTGTGGGTCAAATATATGTggttattaatcatttatatagcatattaattaaatcataagagatactaaaatctaaaatgtctagcaattttgaaaattttaaggtaagttaaagtattaataatttattaatagctataaataaattcatttaattaacaacaccttaatgtttattaataacaataatactgaagttagccatcagctgtcaatttaaaaattccttttaacaaatcaattataataaaaaattcttctaaaaattttcacttgtaatttatattaaatttcacatgtaaaatttttaaattaaattttttttataatttaattgccataaaattctaaaaaaatttataatgtctgtcaacttcaATGTCATCAATAAcatgattatttttactgtGCTCCAACGTTGGatcattttagatttttaattaatctgaaaattaaaaaaattaagtatattatttttattacttaatgtCTAATCTAAACATTTTCTATTTACAgacaaaaagaaatattttatctgTAGAGCAGCGCTGCAATATTATACAAAGATTGAAGGATGGAGAAAGTCCTCAATCATTAgctgatgagtataaaatttccaaacaaGCAATATcgtggattaaaaaaaatgaaactagTATTATTCAGACACAAGAAGTTTTGAAATCATGTAGCGGCAATATTAATAAGAAACGTTATAAGAAACAAGAAGAGAATATATTGgatcaaaaattgatgaaatgGCTTAGTCAGCAAAGAAGCATGGGTCGAACAGTGTCGGGTACTACTATTCAGAAGCAAGCTTTATTgtataataaacttttaaatggcaatGAGAATTTTACAGCAAGTCATGGGTGGCTTGCTAAATTTAAGAAGAGATAcggattgaaaaataaaaatgctcATGGCGAAAAATTATCGGCAAATTTAGAAGGTAGTGAggattttaaagaaaaatttaataattttaggaCAATAACAGATATAAGTCTtgattgtatttataattgtgATGAAACTGGACTTTATTGGAAAATGATGCCAAGTAGAAGGTtggttaaaatgaaaaaaaataaagctgAAAGATTTAAGAAACCAAAGAATCGAGTGACTGTGATGGCATGTACAAATGCTTCTGGCACGCACAAAATTCCTTTGTTTGTTATCGGAAGATCAGCACAACCACGCTGCTTAAGAGGTATCAAGAATGTACCTGTTCATTAtacaaatcaagaaaattcaTGGATGACCTGTGAAATTATGAAGACATGGTACACCGAAACTTTTCTgccagaaataaaaaaaaaacacagaaTAGATGAAAACCCTGAGAcgaaaattgttttaattatggACAATGCGGCTTGTCACCCACCTGCCGAAGAGCTCAATAAGTTATGTGAATCATGTACGATTATCTTTTTACCTCCAAATACTACATCTCTGATGCAGCCTTTAGAACAAggtatcattgaaaaattcaaaaggcGCTACCGTAatgatttaatagaaaaaattgtttttcatgaaaaaaataatgctgaaaataatgattatttcaaatcatttgATCTTTTAGAAGCATTTAATTTATGTGTCCTTGCATGGGATGAAGTGACAAGCAGTGATATTAGAAATTGTTGGAAAAATCTAATCCCACTGACTGCTGATAATAGTGCAGAAACAGCGCCAGTTACTTTGCCTAATAATGAAGCCTTCTATGCTATTATAAAACGAATCAAAGAATTCAAAATGTGTACTCCTGCTGAAGTTGACAATTGGCTCCAGATTGATTGTCATGACAACGGATGGCAACCTCTGTCAGACAATGACATTCTGGCTAACCGGTGTATTGCTGAGAatcaagaaaaagaagaagagctTGATGATGAGATTTCTTATAACGATCAAAATTATACGTTTGATGATTCCATTATAGATTCCATTATAGGTAATTGTCCTACGTTTATAGAGGCTATGAGTGgattaaatacatttttacgTTGGTATCAGCGCAATGGAGATAGCCAAGATGTATTAAATGCCTGCCAAAAAGGTAATCAAGAGTTAATCAGACTTGTAAttcgcaaataaaaaaattatttttaaatcgtaaattaaaaatgagaaaaaaattattttcctaaataatttatctactTGGATTAATAAtctagattaaaaatttagaaaatatatgttataattAGAAATTTGTCTTAAATTTAACGTTACTGTAGTTATTCTTTATCATTTTAagaataaggtaaaagccccaatagatgatcatgtaccagtatatgatcactccatgtatttgtatacctatatttatgaatatagatatacaaatacatgaagtgatcatatactggtacgtgatcatctattggggcttttaccttacttaattatttaaatgtggttttatGTTAACAAAAAAccttacaatatttttaatgtataaggtaaaagccccaatagatgatcacgtaccagtatatgatcactccatgtatttgtatatctatattcacaaatataggtatacaaatatatggagtgatcatatactggtacatgatcatctgttggggcttttaccttaatgaatattttttatttgagtcaAAATGCGAGTTGCAATAtaatagtgataataaataaagaaaataatattcgatatttttttgtaagttaTTACCAAATAATCATGTATTTGTAAAGTACTTGGAAAGTTTGAATATTCTCGCCGTTGTATTTAAATATACCCGccactatattttttttgattggttgGACAAAAACTCGTATCTCAAGCAGcacaaaagtttttttggtaatatattgttgaatttaaattgacaattattaatttttgactttttgttgaataaaatttaccaaaacGTCAACAATTTATTATGTGACGCTTAGATAGTGAAAGACAGAATCGTCAAGTACAAGGAGATAATCTTGTCAAGCTCAGGGAGCGTCGACTGTAatcatgaaaacaaaaaaaaatattcaaaatttattttatattaattaaataattggaaATCAAATATAAGTCTaatatttttagctataaTTTGTACTCtctttaatgaaataatactgaaattgagatatattttaaaatttttagaatttttctaacGAATACATGgtaagtgaatttttttaaaaaacatgatACGGAAAAaagcatgaaaattaatttcacaGACATTTGTTAATTCTTATAACAAATAGatgatggcaaaaaaaattagaaaaaaaaactggtatgaagaaattcaacaaaataaaaaatgcaattttttctaaataatttattggagcaaatttattttaaagtgatttttaactttaatatcacGAAATTAGCAaacttttaacaattaaaaaaatttttattaattaaatgagagttaaaaagtatttttaagaatttgcGACCattgtttttcaaattttctgcaagtgaaattcttcaagaaattttttgttacaaatttttcaataagaaaaattaaaaaaattgtcaaatatctgctaactttatttccatttaaaaaattccgcCTTTgaaagctctaaaaaattataaatacaattttttataaataatttatatattctagttaatttttcaagaaaaattaaataattgtgaaTTATCTGCTAATTTCTGTCATTTAATGAATATCAAAAACTATTCCTGCaaagtaaacaaaaataatttacataatttaCAGATACCACAAATAAAATCTCTGATTTCCTCGAAATACTttataactataatttttattacaaaataaatttttacaattttataaaataaatagtttatacAGAATTCAAAGCAGTTCTTTCGTAAAAATGCGGAGCTAATTCTAATAGCCACTCAGATTTAATTACAGTCAATTCtctcatatataattttgtggTTTGTAATATCTCACAAAATAGTaccctagaaaaaaaaaaacaattctttaataatcaagttctcaattttataaaattagtgtttaatttaaatattaataaaataatttataccaTTGCGGTTGTTGAACTGTGTATAAACAACTATTAggatgtatatataaatctcTGTCACCTCGAACTGTTTTATAGACACCAGTGTAATGTAAAAATGCAGCATTGGGAAATAAACCAGCGGTAAGACATCGAAgtattaattgtaaatcacctataaataatcagtaaataatattttaattttagttatctTTAAAGacacgataaaaaaataaaataatcaaatttacgTTACCATTACTAGATCTAAGTGGTATATTTAAATTCTTCATCATAATGCGCATTTTTGATCGTATTTCTGTGGCGCGTTTCAGtcctttgaaatttaaaaaatatttttgacacCAGCTTGCTGACTTATTCTTCTCATAAGcggtataaatatttaacattgtaATAAGATCACCTTCTTCGACTTCGAATTTACGGTGGGCAATGCGTGCTCTTATAGATGCTTGACCACTAGACGGTCTTATGAGTATATTTTGTACTTGAAACATTGATAGGATTGTTGATATTTCATCAGAGCACCCCATTTCTcctgcaataaaaaaatcaattaatttatttatgactgGCTCTTTACTTCTTATAcaacaaataatatttgtttgattaataattttttacctgaAGCATATAAGCATTTAGCAAACACTGGTTCTAGCGGCATTTCTGCCATTGTCAACCCCAATGGTTTCGTTAGACTACCATCCTTGTCAATAGCACCTAAAGCGTAAAGTAATTCTAACCCAGCGACTAAACTTTTACTTGGCGGTACACTTGGAAAATTGAACCTCAAAACATTATCAATTCCCAGTGCTTTGAGCTGCAGAATCGCTGGTGCTAAATCTGAGCGTTGCATTTGTGGAGGGtttgattcaataaattcatcgTATGCATTCTCTGTGTACAgtctaaataaagaaaaatattgtacaattattattattattatagcccataaatacataattaaatttattattaattaaatggttgattaattattagcaactttgcagtcactatgtgactgccgtgacttgtgaactataaataaataaaattttgctttattgaataatgaattttgttaaattacactgtagtttcttaaatattgacgtttttaaagatataagctcatcctgatgttacacttatcaagagctttcatttgagtacccacatgcattttgatatatttttcatatttaaatatatataatatatataaatatataaaatatatgaaaaatcgatgtgggtactcaaagaaaagatctcgatgagggtaatatcggggtgagcttatatctttaaaaatatcaaaagttcacaagatatttgttaaattgcactgtactttcttaactattgagctttttaaagatataagctcatcccgatgttacactcatcaagagctttcatttgagtactcacatgcattttcatatatttttcatatatcaacgttttaattagcaaattgtctaactccattttaaaaaatcttccatttgtgttaaaaaacaattacttcaaaattaattatcacttcgaaaaacaatttaatatctaatagaggtataatattttcgtttgtatcatttaaataatttataattggactgttgttacatcaaaatgttaaaaaatcaccttctaaaaaatatggagttagaccaattgctaattagacctttgatctacatatatatatatatatatatatatatatatatatatatatatatatatatatatatatatatattaggatgtg includes the following:
- the LOC123268507 gene encoding jerky protein homolog-like translates to MSSNFENFKTKRNILSVEQRCNIIQRLKDGESPQSLADEYKISKQAISWIKKNETSIIQTQEVLKSCSGNINKKRYKKQEENILDQKLMKWLSQQRSMGRTVSGTTIQKQALLYNKLLNGNENFTASHGWLAKFKKRYGLKNKNAHGEKLSANLEGSEDFKEKFNNFRTITDISLDCIYNCDETGLYWKMMPSRRLVKMKKNKAERFKKPKNRVTVMACTNASGTHKIPLFVIGRSAQPRCLRGIKNVPVHYTNQENSWMTCEIMKTWYTETFLPEIKKKHRIDENPETKIVLIMDNAACHPPAEELNKLCESCTIIFLPPNTTSLMQPLEQGIIEKFKRRYRNDLIEKIVFHEKNNAENNDYFKSFDLLEAFNLCVLAWDEVTSSDIRNCWKNLIPLTADNSAETAPVTLPNNEAFYAIIKRIKEFKMCTPAEVDNWLQIDCHDNGWQPLSDNDILANRCIAENQEKEEELDDEISYNDQNYTFDDSIIDSIIGNCPTFIEAMSGLNTFLRWYQRNGDSQDVLNACQKGNQELIRLVIRK